A window of Vulpes lagopus strain Blue_001 chromosome 21, ASM1834538v1, whole genome shotgun sequence contains these coding sequences:
- the MANSC1 gene encoding MANSC domain-containing protein 1 codes for MFFREEWSLTYTFVIICFLTLRLSSSQNCPTKSLEDVVIDIQSSLSKGIRGNEPIRTLTQEDCINSCCSTKNITGDKACNLMIFDTRKTARQPNCYLFFCPSEEACPLKPAKGLMTYRIIREFLTVARTNSPSPELTREDSLIRGQSSRRIPPTTPAVTGYSKPTDSFWRDAFSQKLGSSDHLEKLVKIGQASTLFPVYKEKGHPQSSQPVSKQKIAHPLPKHVTTLPATVTIASLPTTSAPPKPAFASLPTTSAPPKPAFASLPTTSAPPKPAFASLPTTSAPPKPAFASLPTTSAPPKPAFASLPTTSAPPKPAFASLPTTSAPPKPAFASLPTTSAPPKPAFASLPTTSAPPKPAFASLPTTSAPPKPAFASLPTTSAPPKPAFASLPTTSAPPKPAFASLPTTSAPPKPAFASLPTTSAPPKPQTTNAPLIPSMTSEPEVATSALSLALGKSQPPTSLLSTILTSAAVTPKARQATAAVSNTISEAPMDWKSPPETVPFREISILPSDTEAASNPPTLSLSAVDFSATTLPTSNVDFSATNKAASQKDEKAKPGGSSLNSVPESQHGLPFEKWLLVGTLLFGVLFLAIGLVLLGRMFSESLHRRRYSRLDYLINGIYVDI; via the exons atgttctttaggGAAGAATGGAGCTTGACTTATACTTTTGTAATAATTTGTTTCCTGACACTAAGGCTGTCCAGCAGTCAAAACTGCCCTACCAAGAGTCTAGAAGATGTTGTCATTGACATCCAGTCATCTCTTTCTAAGGGAATTAGAGGCAATGAACCCATACGTACATTAACTCAGGAAGACTGCATTAATTCTTGCTGTTCAACAAAAAACATAACAG GAGACAAAGCATGTAACTTGATGATCTTCGACACTCGAAAAACAGCTAGACAACCCAACTGCTACCTATTTTTCTGTCCCAGTGAGGAAGCCTGTCCACTGAAACCAGCTAAAGGACTTATGACTTACAGGATAATTAGAG AGTTTCTAACTGTGGCCAGAACTAACTCGCCAAGCCCAGAGTTAACCCGAGAAGATTCTCTCATCCGTGGCCAGTCTTCAAGGAGAATTCCTCCCACAACCCCTGCTGTGACAGGTTATTCAAAGCCCACTGATAGCTTCTGGAGAGATGCATTTTCTCAGAAGTTGGGATCCTCAGATCATTTGGAGAAACTAGTGAAGATCGGTCAAGCGAGTACATTGTTCCctgtttataaagaaaaaggCCATCCTCAGAGTTCACAGCCTGTCTCCAAACAAAAAATAGCTCATCCGCTGCCTAAGCATGTGACAACACTCCCTGCAACAGTGACCATTGCCTCTCTGCCtaccacctctgcccctccaaagCCTGCATTTGCCTCTCTGCCtaccacctctgcccctccaaagCCTGCATTTGCCTCTCTGCCtaccacctctgcccctccaaagCCTGCATTTGCCTCTCTGCCtaccacctctgcccctccaaagCCTGCATTTGCCTCTCTGCCtaccacctctgcccctccaaagCCTGCATTTGCCTCTCTGCCtaccacctctgcccctccaaagCCTGCATTTGCCTCTCTGCCtaccacctctgcccctccaaagCCTGCATTTGCCTCTCTGCCtaccacctctgcccctccaaagCCTGCATTTGCCTCTCTGCCtaccacctctgcccctccaaagCCTGCATTTGCCTCTCTGCCtaccacctctgcccctccaaagCCTGCATTTGCCTCTCTGCCtaccacctctgcccctccaaagCCTGCATTTGCCTCTCTGCCtaccacctctgcccctccaaagCCTGCATTTGCCTCTCTGCCtaccacctctgcccctccaaagCCTGCATTTGCCTCTCTGCCtaccacctctgcccctccaaagCCCCAGACCACCAATGCTCCCTTGATACCTTCCATGACTTCTGAACCAGAAGTGGCCACCTCAGCTCTATCCCTAGCCCTGGGCAAGTCTCAGCCCCCCACAAGCCTCTTGTCTACAATTTTGACAAGTGCTGCGGTCACACCCAAAGCTAGACAAGCTACAGCAGCAGTTTCAAACACTATCTCTGAGGCACCCATGGACTGGAAGAGCCCCCCAGAAACTGTGCCCTTTCGAGAAATTTCCATTCTACCTTCAGACACAGAGGCTGCCTCTAACCCTCCTACACTTTCTTTGTCAGCTGTGGATTTTTCTGCTACTACACTGCCTACATCAAATGTGGATTTTTCTGCTACAAATAAAGCTGCTTCCCAGAAGGATGAGAAGGCCAAACCAGGGGGTTCCTCCCTGAACAGTGTTCCAGAAAGTCAACATGGCCTTCCATTTGAAAAATGGCTCCTCGTTGGAACCCTGCTCTTTGGTGTTCTGTTCCTAGCCATAGGCCTTGTCCTCTTGGGGAGAATGTTCTCAGAATCCCTCCACAGGAGACGTTATTCGAGACTTGATTATTTGATCAATGGGATCTATGTTGACATCTAA